Below is a window of Blastocatellia bacterium DNA.
CCGCGCCGCCGGGAAGCCCGAAGTGGAATGCCGTCATGGATGAGTTGATCCGGCTCGGGCTCGTGCTCGATCCGACGCTCAGCATCTACGAAGCGAGCCGCGACCTCATGCGCGCCATGCGCGCCGAATGGCACGACACGTACACCTTGCCATCGCTCTGGGAGTTCTATCAACCGAACCGCGAGGCTCACGGTTCGTTCTTCTTCTACTGGACGACGCAGGATGAGATCGAGTGGAAGAACAACTATCGCCTCTGGATGGCCTTCGTGAACGAATACAAGAATCGCGGCGGACGCGTGACGACCGGCTCCGATTCCGGATTCATCTTCAAGCTCTACGGCTTCGATTACATTCGCGAGCTGGAGCTTCTGCAGGAAGCGGGCTTCCATCCGCTGGAGGTCATTCGCTCGGCCACCTTGTGGGGCGCGGAAGCGCTCTTCAAGCCCAAGGGGAAACCGATTGAGTTCGGCGTCATCCGCCCGGGCATGCTCGCCGATCTGATCCTCGTCGAGGAGAATCCGATCCAAAATCTGAAGGTGCTCTACGGCACTGGAGCCATCCGGCTCAACGATCAAACGCGCAAGGTCGAGCGCGTCGGCGGGGTGAAATACACGATCAAGGACGGGATCATCTACGACGCGAAGAAACTTCTGGCCGATGTGGCGCGCATGGTCGCCGAAGCCAAGCGCCGTCAGGTGCCGGAATCGAACGCGACTTCGCAAGGTGTGCGATAGAGCGCGCGCCCTCATGGGGAGGGGGAACTGTGGGGTTCCCCATAAAAGTTTTTCGGTGCGCGGAACCCGTATTCGAATCCGCGGCCAAATCAAACTAAGGAGGGATCGACCATGGGAACGAGAGCACATAACCGCGACGTCGTGAAGATTTCATCTCGAGCGCTCGTGATTCTCGTGAGCGTCGCGCTCACATTCGGAACAGCTGCGGTCGGCCTCGCCCAAGTCCAGGTGGGCTCGATCGCCGGAACCGTGAAGGACGCTCAGGGCGCGGTCCTGCCGGGGGTCACGGTCACTGTGAGCGGACCGGCGCTGATCGGCGGCCCGCGCACGGTGACGACCGACGAGAATGGGTATTACAAGTTCCTCGATCTGAAGCCGGGCGAATACACCTTGCGCTTTGAGCGTCCCGGATTCAAAACCCATGTCCGAGAGGGGATCGTCATCACCTCGGCCTTTCAAGCGACGGTCAATGTCCAACTCGATGTGGGAGAGGTCGTCGAAGTCGTCACGGTCAGTGGTGAGTCTCCCGTCATTGACACGAGCAACGTGGTGACGCAGACGGTGATCTCACAAGATATTCTCGAGCGCATTCCGAACCCGCGCGACCCATGGGTGCTTGCCCGAATGGTCCCAGGCGTCACTGCGGGACGCTTCGACGTGGGAGGAACTGAAGGGATGCAGCAGTACGCGCTGACGGTCCATGGCTCGCGGGATAGCGACAAGAAGTTCGCCATTGACGGTCTGGAGATCAACTGGCCGGGGGGCACCGGAGGCGCCACAGCCATCTACTATGACGCTGGTATGTTCAAAGAGGTCAACTATCAGGTCGGCGCTCTGCCCGCGGAGATCTCCCAAGGGGGCGTCTACATGAACATGGTGACCAAAGATGGCGGCAATGAGATCCACGGCTCCATCCTCTTCATCGGCGCCACTGAAGGGATGCAAGCGAACAATGTGACGCCGGAGCTGCGGGAAAAGCTACTGGCACGCGTGCCCGCACGACTTCGTCAGCGCCCGGACGTGAAGGCCGGTAATCCCATCAAGAACGTCTACGACCTGAATGGCAACATCGGCGGTCCCTTTATCAAGGATAAGCTCTGGTGGTTCGTTTCCCTGCGTCAGTGGGGGGTGGATCAGCTCGTCTCCGGCGCGTTCAATCCCGACGAAACGCAAGCCATTGACGACAATCGCATCCGCAATGCCTCCGCGAAAGTGACCTGGCAAGTGAGCGGGCAACACCGACTTTCGTTCATGTACAATCGCAACGAGAAGAATCGCTTCCACCGACGCGATACGCCGCCGTTTTTCATCGAGGACAAGGCCTCCTGGCTACAAGACATGCCCGGCTATAGCACTCACATCAAGTGGACCTACACGCCCTCGGCGAAATGGGTCATTGATTCCGGGATCGCCGGGACGCATATCGTGTTCCCCTTGCGCTATCAGAAAGAGGTCAAGCCGACCGACATCATGAAAGAGGACATCACGCTCTCGACGCGCAGCAATGCGGCGCTCTACAACTACCTGAATCCCACCTACCGAATCTCCATCGACTCGGCGGCTTCGTATGTGACGACAGGGCTCGGTGGAGCGCACAGCTTCAAGTTCGGGATCCAATTCATGCGTAGCCTCTTTCGCCAGATCTACACGATGAACGGCGATCACGGCTTGATCTTCGACAACGGTCGGCCGGCCTTCGTGCGGGTCTATAACACGCCGATCGAGCAAGCGAACTACCTCCATCAATTCGCGTGGTTCGCTCAAGATGCTTGGACTATTCGCGGACGGCTCACATTGAATCTCGGTTTGCGGTACGAATATGTCCTCGGCGTGATCCCGCCGCAGCGGTCGGCTGCCGGGACGTTTGTCCCCGAACGGAGGTTTCCGGAGATCCGAGATGTGCCGAACTTCAAAGATTGGGCGCCGCGGTTCGGACTCTCTTGGGATATCATGGGCACAGGGCGAACGGTCCTCAAGGCGAGCGCCAGTCGCTACCTACAAAACGTTGGGATGGCATATCCGACGAGCGTTAATCCCTTGGGCTTGAGCGTCGAGACTCGCACGTGGACGGATCGCAACGGCGATGGCCTCGCCCAACGGGATGAGATCGGGCCCGGCCCTGGATTCGTCGGCGGCCTGACGACGCGGATGGATCCGAATCTGGAGCGGCCCTATTCCTGGGAGTACTCGCTCGGCATCCAGCAGCAAATCTATCGCGATCTCGTCGTCTCGATCACGGCCTGGCACCGAGATAACCGGCGACAGGTAGGGCGAGCGAACATGGCCGTTCCTCCTTCCGCTTACACCCCTGTTCGGCTCACGCTCCCGGCGACTTTGCCGGCCCCCTTCGCCGGACAGACGATCACCGTTTACAACCAAGATCCGGCGACACGTGGCCGCGTGGACTTTTTGCTCACGAACTTCAAGGCGCTGGACAGCGAATACAACGGTGTGGACATCACCTTCACGAAGCGGATGTCGCAGCGATGGCAGCTTCTGGGCGGCTTGACCATCGGACGGGAGCGCGGCGCATTCCGTGGCGACCTCGTCCTCGGACTCGACGACCTGAACAACCCGAACTTCAACATCAATCGCAAGGGCATCGTCGGCAACGATTCGCCCTATATCTTCAAGCTCGCCGGAACGTATCAACTCCCCTGGGGGTTTGAGATCAGTGGGAATTTCCAACACTTCACCGGTTACCCCTTGCGCCGCGTCTTCACCGTGACGACAGCTCATGTTCCCAATCTGACCCAGGTCAGCCAGGCCGTTGATCTGGTCGAGCGTGGGAAGGTGCGCCTGCCGAACGTGAATCTCCTCGACATCCGCATCTCGCGGATCTTCGGCATCGGCGAGCG
It encodes the following:
- a CDS encoding TonB-dependent receptor; this translates as MGTRAHNRDVVKISSRALVILVSVALTFGTAAVGLAQVQVGSIAGTVKDAQGAVLPGVTVTVSGPALIGGPRTVTTDENGYYKFLDLKPGEYTLRFERPGFKTHVREGIVITSAFQATVNVQLDVGEVVEVVTVSGESPVIDTSNVVTQTVISQDILERIPNPRDPWVLARMVPGVTAGRFDVGGTEGMQQYALTVHGSRDSDKKFAIDGLEINWPGGTGGATAIYYDAGMFKEVNYQVGALPAEISQGGVYMNMVTKDGGNEIHGSILFIGATEGMQANNVTPELREKLLARVPARLRQRPDVKAGNPIKNVYDLNGNIGGPFIKDKLWWFVSLRQWGVDQLVSGAFNPDETQAIDDNRIRNASAKVTWQVSGQHRLSFMYNRNEKNRFHRRDTPPFFIEDKASWLQDMPGYSTHIKWTYTPSAKWVIDSGIAGTHIVFPLRYQKEVKPTDIMKEDITLSTRSNAALYNYLNPTYRISIDSAASYVTTGLGGAHSFKFGIQFMRSLFRQIYTMNGDHGLIFDNGRPAFVRVYNTPIEQANYLHQFAWFAQDAWTIRGRLTLNLGLRYEYVLGVIPPQRSAAGTFVPERRFPEIRDVPNFKDWAPRFGLSWDIMGTGRTVLKASASRYLQNVGMAYPTSVNPLGLSVETRTWTDRNGDGLAQRDEIGPGPGFVGGLTTRMDPNLERPYSWEYSLGIQQQIYRDLVVSITAWHRDNRRQVGRANMAVPPSAYTPVRLTLPATLPAPFAGQTITVYNQDPATRGRVDFLLTNFKALDSEYNGVDITFTKRMSQRWQLLGGLTIGRERGAFRGDLVLGLDDLNNPNFNINRKGIVGNDSPYIFKLAGTYQLPWGFEISGNFQHFTGYPLRRVFTVTTAHVPNLTQVSQAVDLVERGKVRLPNVNLLDIRISRIFGIGER